In one window of Leptospira sp. GIMC2001 DNA:
- the thyX gene encoding FAD-dependent thymidylate synthase, which translates to MEDTPEILERSSVPELDKILGKAFPVLDDGFIRVVDYMGSDSSIVQAARVSYGKGTKKIHEDRGLIRYLLRHKHTTPLEMCEIKFHVRVPMDTWRQWIRHRMANVNEYSTRYSVAIDSTQTTNESEWRFQSVGNRQGSDGFLDPEIGKQLSNEEKQFQDQAIALYQKRLDKGVAREQARKDLLLSTYTEAYWKIDLHNLLHFLALRMDDHAQLEIRNYAKTIGNEIVSKWCPFAWEAFMDYRVLASGLTRLEKEIISSYNKNGKDAAIAKAIEFGFLNQDISQPKQSRERIELEDKFRELGFVIPWELEAK; encoded by the coding sequence ATGGAAGATACGCCAGAGATATTGGAAAGAAGTTCAGTACCTGAGTTAGATAAAATATTAGGGAAAGCATTTCCTGTATTAGATGACGGTTTTATAAGAGTAGTGGATTATATGGGTTCAGACTCATCTATAGTTCAAGCTGCAAGAGTTTCTTATGGTAAAGGAACAAAAAAGATACATGAAGATCGCGGATTGATTCGTTATCTTTTAAGACATAAGCACACTACACCTTTAGAAATGTGTGAAATAAAATTCCATGTTCGCGTTCCTATGGATACATGGCGACAATGGATTCGTCATAGAATGGCGAATGTTAACGAGTACTCAACACGATACAGTGTGGCTATCGATTCAACGCAGACAACAAACGAATCAGAATGGAGATTTCAGTCTGTTGGTAATCGCCAAGGCAGTGATGGATTTTTGGACCCTGAAATTGGAAAACAATTGAGTAATGAAGAAAAACAATTTCAAGATCAAGCAATAGCACTATACCAAAAGAGATTAGATAAAGGTGTTGCTCGCGAACAAGCTAGAAAAGATTTATTATTATCAACATATACAGAAGCTTATTGGAAGATTGATCTACACAATCTATTGCATTTTCTTGCATTACGAATGGATGATCATGCGCAACTTGAGATCCGCAACTATGCCAAAACAATCGGCAATGAGATTGTTAGTAAATGGTGTCCATTTGCTTGGGAAGCTTTTATGGATTATCGTGTTCTTGCAAGCGGATTGACACGATTGGAAAAAGAAATTATATCTTCCTATAATAAAAATGGAAAAGATGCAGCGATAGCAAAAGCTATTGAATTTGGATTTTTGAATCAAGATATTTCACAGCCGAAGCAAAGTCGGGAAAGGATAGAACTTGAAGACAAATTTAGAGAATTGGGTTTTGTGATTCCTTGGGAACTTGAAGCAAAATAA
- a CDS encoding tetratricopeptide repeat protein, translating to MKKLFLPTLVLGVGLLIVTQTSAQSSIDPPELKEAKKAYSQKSYTQALKLFQAYADKNPNDGSPYLYMGYIHESKKDFPKSIQMFRKAVEGNLSKSQKSTSLLKLALYYNYYQEWDQAAVYSSRYLKVNPNNKEVQKIYERADANRGRTPTRVSSNNNYISTAPSNDPPPVKKTKTEYEAILKQTPSDEEARWELSLIYFNEKDFVRAESIMKPLVASFPKKPSYSYKLGVTNIRLGKFNEALELFNLSKKHVDREDKQFLYYLYLNEGMASHKLDRYAEAEAAYLNSYKMNGKSSPLIALTKLYYDMSKYESCITSADRVLKTMPNQLETMMYKSLCKFDSTAKDAGSLYAFETELRKKYPKSENIPDTYYPAMIKLARDYTNQEKYKQAEDYFKVLESSYSQDREYLFYRGKALYYTGNPKKAIQMLSLVENSSAAMYLTAKSYAMLNDRLKTQELLKKAGDLKDIYWGLANEEDDFIEMRKIPEFIEFLNKKGADSEKTPASSN from the coding sequence ATGAAGAAATTATTCTTACCCACTCTTGTATTAGGAGTGGGGCTCTTGATTGTAACACAGACATCTGCACAGAGCTCAATTGATCCTCCAGAATTAAAAGAAGCTAAGAAAGCTTACTCTCAAAAGAGCTATACACAAGCTTTAAAATTGTTCCAGGCTTATGCTGATAAGAATCCGAATGATGGATCTCCATATTTGTATATGGGTTATATTCACGAGTCAAAAAAAGATTTCCCAAAATCTATTCAAATGTTTCGCAAAGCAGTCGAAGGCAATCTTTCCAAAAGTCAAAAGAGCACTTCGCTTCTTAAGCTTGCACTTTATTATAATTATTACCAAGAATGGGATCAAGCTGCTGTTTACAGTTCAAGATATCTAAAGGTCAATCCAAACAATAAAGAAGTTCAGAAGATCTATGAACGAGCAGACGCTAATCGCGGAAGAACGCCTACTCGTGTCTCATCCAATAACAATTATATCTCGACTGCACCTAGCAATGATCCTCCACCTGTAAAAAAAACCAAAACAGAGTATGAGGCCATTTTAAAACAAACTCCTAGTGATGAAGAAGCTAGATGGGAATTGTCATTAATTTATTTCAATGAAAAAGATTTTGTTCGAGCAGAATCAATTATGAAACCACTGGTTGCTTCATTTCCTAAAAAACCAAGCTATTCTTATAAATTAGGAGTTACTAATATTCGTTTAGGAAAATTCAATGAAGCGCTCGAACTTTTTAATCTTTCGAAGAAGCATGTTGATCGGGAAGATAAACAGTTTCTATATTACCTTTACTTAAATGAAGGTATGGCTTCTCATAAATTAGATCGCTACGCTGAGGCTGAAGCTGCTTATTTGAATTCTTATAAGATGAATGGTAAGTCTTCTCCATTGATCGCGTTGACGAAGCTGTATTATGATATGTCCAAATATGAATCCTGTATTACATCTGCCGATAGAGTTCTAAAAACCATGCCGAATCAATTAGAAACTATGATGTATAAATCTTTGTGTAAATTTGATTCCACTGCAAAGGATGCAGGATCGTTGTATGCTTTTGAGACAGAGCTTCGCAAAAAATATCCTAAATCGGAAAATATTCCAGATACCTACTATCCTGCGATGATTAAGCTTGCTCGTGACTATACCAATCAAGAGAAATACAAACAAGCTGAAGACTATTTTAAAGTTCTTGAGTCTAGTTATTCACAAGACAGAGAGTATCTCTTCTATCGCGGGAAAGCTCTCTATTATACTGGCAATCCAAAAAAAGCCATTCAAATGTTGAGTCTGGTCGAAAATTCTTCAGCTGCTATGTATTTAACTGCAAAAAGCTATGCTATGTTAAATGATCGTCTGAAAACACAAGAATTACTGAAAAAGGCTGGTGATCTTAAGGATATTTACTGGGGACTAGCAAATGAAGAAGATGATTTTATCGAGATGAGAAAAATCCCTGAGTTTATAGAATTCTTAAATAAGAAAGGTGCAGATAGCGAGAAAACTCCTGCATCAAGTAATTAG
- a CDS encoding porin: MNIKSISQTYSRSILILTLKLSLFLHPCLLFAEDKISSDPLIKNDNPTNSKDNDLENQDKSNQKSSSEEANDSKKPEENLKNVSESKKAENSLYAAHWFTSRMGEGFTITSDDAESLINIRIRAQLRASQTVVPEDRSKDSTTFQARRLRLMARGKLRGDEWHYYVQFGFSNLDNEPDRPVPLRDSVILYNGFKSVKISVGQMKVPFNRQRVNSSSALQMVDRSIVNGELTLDRDAGIQIFTNDLFGLWDKVGINVGVFGGDGRNRTTGGNGVLTVAKISYFPFGNFLQNKLAGVDDELLSEGDFKRHKTPKLAISFGAGQNNQTRRDRSTFGNVYEFARFDYTHGLAELLVKWMGFSFSTEFISRKANLPYQEREINGVIRREYSRSAYGYFFQMGYLFENNWEVSTRWGQYTPWGETNPQLQYSREAGVGLSYYFSKHNLKWQMDYFKLDGDPTLVVGSHEIRTQLQLFY, from the coding sequence ATGAATATTAAGTCAATTTCACAAACTTATTCTAGAAGTATCCTGATACTTACTTTAAAACTATCTCTCTTTTTACATCCATGTTTACTATTTGCTGAGGATAAAATCTCTTCGGATCCTTTAATAAAAAATGATAATCCTACCAATAGCAAAGATAATGATTTAGAAAATCAGGATAAGTCGAATCAGAAAAGTAGTTCTGAAGAAGCCAATGATTCCAAGAAGCCCGAAGAAAATTTAAAAAATGTTTCAGAATCCAAGAAGGCAGAGAACAGTTTGTACGCAGCTCATTGGTTTACTTCAAGGATGGGTGAGGGCTTCACAATTACCAGTGATGATGCCGAGTCACTAATCAATATTCGAATCCGTGCTCAGTTGCGAGCTTCGCAAACCGTTGTTCCAGAAGACCGTTCGAAAGACAGTACTACATTCCAAGCGCGAAGACTTAGGTTGATGGCGCGCGGTAAATTGCGTGGAGATGAATGGCATTACTATGTCCAGTTTGGTTTTTCAAATTTAGATAACGAACCTGACAGACCTGTTCCCTTACGAGATTCAGTGATTCTTTACAACGGATTTAAATCTGTCAAAATTTCTGTTGGACAAATGAAAGTTCCGTTTAACAGACAACGTGTGAACTCCTCATCTGCTTTGCAAATGGTTGATCGCTCTATTGTGAACGGAGAACTGACTTTAGATCGTGACGCTGGGATTCAAATTTTCACAAATGATCTATTTGGTCTATGGGATAAAGTTGGAATCAATGTGGGAGTTTTTGGTGGTGATGGAAGGAATCGGACTACTGGCGGAAATGGAGTATTGACAGTTGCAAAAATATCCTATTTCCCTTTTGGAAATTTTTTGCAGAACAAACTTGCTGGTGTTGATGATGAACTATTGTCTGAGGGAGATTTCAAAAGACACAAAACTCCTAAGTTAGCAATTAGCTTTGGTGCTGGTCAAAACAATCAAACAAGGCGAGATCGATCTACATTTGGAAATGTCTATGAGTTTGCTAGATTCGATTATACTCATGGACTTGCAGAGTTATTAGTGAAATGGATGGGCTTTTCTTTCTCAACAGAATTTATTTCAAGAAAAGCAAATCTTCCTTATCAAGAAAGAGAGATCAATGGTGTGATTCGTAGAGAATATTCTCGATCTGCTTACGGATATTTTTTCCAGATGGGTTATTTGTTTGAGAACAATTGGGAGGTATCGACAAGATGGGGTCAGTACACACCTTGGGGAGAGACCAATCCGCAACTACAATATTCTCGTGAGGCAGGAGTTGGACTTTCATATTATTTTTCCAAGCACAACTTGAAATGGCAAATGGATTATTTTAAGTTAGATGGTGATCCAACTCTAGTAGTAGGATCACATGAAATACGGACTCAACTCCAATTGTTTTATTGA
- a CDS encoding GMC family oxidoreductase N-terminal domain-containing protein has translation MMGIPGINKNIITPKKHAEVIKDQNIKKNLWKMKTDVVVIGSGAGGAVAAAELAKQGLKVVLIEEGSYFTPAQFTGDEFIAQARLYRDAGFIVSEDQTISIVQGRTLGGSTTVNWQTSLYPPDYVTNEWSKRFGWTGYGLDEMQGIVQEVHDRLGVHIVPDNLINANNSVLWRGGKKLGYNPEVLKNNNKGCIGLGRCGLGCPINAKQSTFLTWIPDALEHGATVIPNMRAIKISDGKMKTVYAEFSPDAYEKAPNEIIEKMEITAPIVIVSAGAIEGPALLQRSSLGNDWVGRNLKVHPTSTIFARFNSEIKMYSGPPQSVVIKDGHNQEGTGYGYWLEVAPFRPTLTASLVPFYGKKQFEVLKNYPEYNAGIVLVRDGADGEANASVKWSFGKRKVYFELTPTDGRNMLRGLKALAEISVAAGANELVLPFPRITEPMRVDSSTNFDWILNESFAPGHLAVGSAHPHGSIQASSNSETGAVAPNLELYGHENIFVMDASVYPTGLSVNPQITTMSVAMRAARQLASEKEKRI, from the coding sequence ATCATGGGAATACCTGGCATTAACAAAAATATTATCACTCCGAAGAAGCATGCAGAAGTCATCAAAGATCAGAATATAAAAAAAAATCTTTGGAAAATGAAAACGGATGTGGTTGTGATTGGATCCGGAGCGGGAGGAGCAGTTGCTGCAGCAGAATTAGCTAAGCAAGGTTTAAAAGTTGTATTGATTGAAGAAGGATCTTATTTTACGCCAGCTCAATTTACGGGAGATGAATTCATTGCCCAAGCAAGACTTTATAGAGATGCAGGGTTTATAGTATCGGAAGATCAGACTATTAGTATTGTCCAAGGAAGAACATTGGGTGGTTCTACGACTGTAAATTGGCAGACTTCATTGTATCCTCCAGACTATGTAACCAATGAATGGTCTAAGAGGTTTGGATGGACTGGATATGGATTGGACGAGATGCAAGGAATTGTGCAAGAGGTACATGATAGATTAGGTGTACATATTGTACCAGACAACCTAATCAATGCTAACAATAGCGTATTGTGGAGAGGTGGGAAGAAATTAGGTTATAATCCCGAAGTTTTAAAGAATAATAATAAAGGTTGTATTGGACTAGGTAGATGTGGACTTGGATGTCCTATCAATGCAAAACAGTCGACATTTCTTACTTGGATACCTGATGCCCTCGAACACGGGGCAACTGTCATTCCAAATATGCGTGCGATCAAAATCAGTGATGGAAAAATGAAGACTGTATATGCGGAATTTTCACCAGATGCATATGAAAAAGCACCCAATGAAATAATTGAGAAAATGGAAATTACTGCACCGATTGTGATTGTGTCTGCAGGTGCGATTGAAGGACCCGCATTATTGCAGAGGTCTTCTCTGGGCAATGATTGGGTTGGACGCAATTTGAAAGTCCATCCAACTTCCACAATTTTTGCAAGATTCAATTCAGAGATCAAAATGTATTCTGGACCACCGCAATCAGTTGTAATCAAAGACGGTCACAATCAAGAAGGAACGGGGTATGGTTATTGGCTTGAGGTCGCTCCTTTTCGTCCGACACTGACAGCTTCCTTAGTTCCATTTTACGGAAAAAAACAATTTGAAGTTTTGAAAAATTATCCCGAATACAACGCAGGAATTGTTTTAGTTCGTGATGGTGCCGATGGGGAAGCCAATGCAAGTGTTAAGTGGAGTTTTGGTAAGAGAAAAGTATACTTTGAGCTGACTCCAACTGATGGCAGAAATATGTTGCGTGGTCTCAAAGCCCTTGCTGAGATCAGTGTTGCTGCTGGTGCAAATGAATTGGTGTTGCCATTCCCGAGAATCACGGAACCTATGAGAGTTGATTCATCTACCAATTTCGATTGGATTCTGAATGAGAGTTTTGCTCCTGGACATCTAGCTGTTGGATCGGCGCATCCTCATGGCTCAATACAAGCATCATCCAATTCTGAGACTGGGGCTGTAGCTCCAAATTTAGAACTCTATGGTCATGAAAATATTTTCGTTATGGATGCATCTGTTTATCCAACCGGTCTTTCTGTGAATCCTCAGATTACAACTATGAGTGTTGCTATGAGGGCTGCTCGACAATTAGCATCTGAGAAAGAAAAAAGGATTTAA
- a CDS encoding alpha/beta fold hydrolase has product MKIGKASKIDSDALRIIKNPNLKRPESLSVRPDDIYVFPVPRQTYQFLEGVWTSFVNKMVSLIYFDDAPSFSYSIFEIIDKDAMKVVATATHFKLKELAMNKKVAGIDEYTSRAKPIPLSDPRNESAIYLKEAIIDFNKGLRPEIKFLDLKKEPIHPDKKILLSDTMNYAVGLPLFIKDNPIGILWGIAKDPIEDHEKEELRQQFYSLFDVIEFVIGKELDGALDTYMARKNIEKADTHSSSKNLFYTTTEEQKEPVTSIIFRSYQYETEYRMDASFIIPTSKGYAVSLKQFTPEKLNNTNKNILMIPGFFCRRSVMDKLAKEMALKYGYRVFSMDMRGRSKQTMPRNGRKEGWTVDDYIQSDFPEVLRWLRQQYPNEKTVVLGHSMGGMIPRFYASAYNKICEAREDLNLPDPKKYISGIISITSPNYISINSNILYIDQIKKGLNMIPSKSIVDFFLNMTSFSMQTTIQTIDLKKFFKMLLNMHESLRPFSFDIGTKMLTIKDFVGYKEITPPEWYFLVEDVFCEESVSVIMQFVHSQLSNDKCFLSSDGRINYTKEQENFDLPIYSILGTVDKIVPMESIEEDLANLPSKNKVIEKYEQGHLGIVFHNETVRQICQGLDAWIQDLG; this is encoded by the coding sequence ATGAAAATTGGGAAAGCCTCAAAAATCGACTCGGATGCACTCCGTATCATCAAGAACCCTAATCTTAAAAGACCAGAAAGTCTATCTGTTCGCCCAGATGATATTTACGTTTTTCCTGTTCCTAGACAAACATACCAATTCCTAGAAGGTGTATGGACTTCCTTTGTGAATAAGATGGTGTCATTAATTTATTTCGATGATGCACCTTCATTCTCTTATTCTATATTCGAAATCATTGATAAAGATGCTATGAAAGTTGTTGCAACAGCAACTCATTTCAAACTCAAAGAGCTTGCAATGAATAAAAAGGTGGCTGGCATTGATGAATATACAAGTCGAGCTAAACCGATTCCACTTTCGGATCCTAGAAATGAATCCGCCATTTACCTCAAAGAAGCAATTATAGATTTCAATAAAGGACTCAGACCTGAAATCAAGTTTCTTGATTTAAAAAAGGAACCTATCCATCCGGATAAGAAAATTCTTTTATCCGATACAATGAATTATGCGGTTGGACTACCTCTATTCATAAAAGACAATCCTATAGGAATTCTATGGGGAATAGCAAAGGATCCAATCGAAGATCACGAGAAAGAAGAGCTTCGACAACAATTCTATTCTCTTTTTGATGTAATTGAATTCGTGATTGGTAAAGAATTGGATGGTGCGCTTGATACCTATATGGCTCGAAAAAATATCGAGAAAGCAGACACACATTCTAGTTCCAAAAATCTTTTTTACACAACAACGGAAGAGCAGAAAGAACCTGTTACTTCTATCATTTTTCGTTCGTATCAATATGAAACTGAATATAGAATGGATGCGTCCTTTATTATTCCGACAAGCAAGGGCTATGCGGTAAGCTTGAAGCAATTTACTCCAGAGAAACTAAATAATACGAATAAAAATATTCTGATGATTCCTGGATTCTTCTGTCGCAGATCTGTAATGGATAAGCTTGCAAAAGAAATGGCACTGAAATATGGCTATAGAGTTTTCTCTATGGATATGCGAGGACGTTCTAAGCAAACGATGCCCAGAAATGGACGCAAAGAAGGTTGGACCGTTGATGATTATATCCAATCCGATTTCCCAGAAGTACTCCGTTGGCTAAGACAACAATACCCAAATGAGAAGACAGTAGTTCTTGGACATAGCATGGGTGGAATGATTCCTAGATTTTATGCTTCTGCATACAATAAAATTTGCGAAGCGCGTGAAGATCTCAATCTTCCAGATCCAAAGAAATATATTTCAGGAATCATATCGATCACTTCACCTAATTATATTAGCATCAACTCAAATATTCTATACATTGATCAGATCAAGAAAGGACTCAATATGATTCCTTCCAAATCAATAGTAGATTTCTTTTTGAATATGACATCATTTTCCATGCAGACAACTATTCAGACGATAGATCTGAAGAAGTTTTTCAAAATGTTATTGAATATGCATGAGTCTTTGCGTCCATTTTCATTCGATATAGGAACGAAGATGTTAACGATTAAAGATTTCGTTGGCTACAAAGAAATTACTCCACCTGAGTGGTATTTCTTAGTTGAAGATGTATTTTGCGAAGAATCAGTTAGCGTTATCATGCAATTCGTTCACTCACAATTATCAAATGACAAATGCTTCCTTTCATCCGATGGAAGAATCAACTATACGAAAGAACAAGAAAACTTTGATCTTCCAATTTATTCAATCCTAGGAACAGTTGATAAGATCGTACCGATGGAGAGCATCGAAGAAGATTTAGCAAATCTTCCGAGTAAGAATAAAGTGATTGAGAAATACGAGCAAGGACATCTTGGAATAGTTTTTCATAACGAGACGGTTCGTCAGATATGCCAAGGATTGGATGCTTGGATTCAAGATTTAGGTTAA
- a CDS encoding LIC_10461 domain-containing protein yields MRLVTLLIFATLLQCNRTTINFQKSPKDQNLQESSLKTYSYVIGYLELGQTKTTNCDSSKLSRVVMERNWLDTVIHFAIGGFVTTRTTTVTCIK; encoded by the coding sequence ATGAGATTGGTTACTCTTTTGATTTTTGCTACGCTATTGCAATGCAACAGAACCACTATTAACTTTCAGAAATCCCCAAAAGATCAAAACCTACAAGAAAGTTCACTGAAGACTTATAGCTACGTAATTGGCTATTTGGAATTAGGCCAAACAAAAACTACCAACTGCGATAGTTCAAAACTAAGTCGCGTAGTCATGGAAAGAAATTGGTTAGATACTGTAATTCATTTCGCAATTGGTGGGTTCGTCACAACTCGAACTACTACTGTAACTTGTATTAAATAG
- a CDS encoding peptidoglycan recognition protein family protein, whose protein sequence is MSSKKNFLHIFQSIVILYTINCSILIPTREVWKGIESDYPKPFINLLNSEYIGPTPIRRWDREVSAIMIHTSKDLSAQEYIRSSWDNQWAIQLLIDKNGIVYGEPYPGAIELPASPGMDPVTIHIGIEGFADRIIQNKIQLEKTIQTIERLVEVYGIKTTNHDISSKEGIFTHNQSKKRFGGFINLKEYGDENLLATILKKLNGKYYPEDQWLDRFESKWVLRKENLNLIKKKFTPDKGRGLSELPKVELKNLEQTSNGLALEEKRVRYAYKGTIRPTCLVLHYTATTEYNKTLGILEARGLNATIMVDTDGKAYQILDSLYELPSTAYGTNEKCIQIEIVGLNTEELMANEAQSEKVVALVQEISNKFSFPITNHRIEEFKGVYSHTQAKKKFGGSIFLMAQDFDPGESYMKLVIEKAGGTYFPEKDWYDRQGNNWVILDRKFQP, encoded by the coding sequence TTGTCTAGCAAAAAAAACTTCCTCCACATCTTTCAATCCATTGTAATTCTCTATACAATTAATTGTAGTATTTTGATTCCTACTCGTGAAGTTTGGAAAGGAATCGAATCCGATTATCCAAAACCGTTCATTAATTTATTGAACTCAGAATACATTGGACCGACACCCATTAGGCGATGGGATCGTGAAGTATCAGCCATAATGATACACACAAGCAAAGACCTATCAGCTCAGGAATATATTCGATCTTCTTGGGATAACCAATGGGCAATTCAACTTCTTATTGACAAAAACGGAATCGTTTATGGAGAACCTTACCCTGGAGCAATAGAATTACCAGCAAGCCCTGGAATGGATCCAGTCACAATCCATATAGGAATTGAAGGTTTTGCTGATAGAATAATTCAAAACAAAATTCAATTGGAAAAAACAATCCAAACAATTGAACGACTGGTTGAAGTTTATGGAATTAAAACAACAAATCACGACATTTCTTCTAAAGAGGGAATCTTCACACACAACCAATCCAAAAAAAGATTCGGAGGATTCATAAATTTAAAAGAGTATGGGGATGAGAATTTATTAGCAACCATTCTAAAAAAACTGAATGGCAAATACTATCCTGAAGATCAATGGCTGGATAGATTTGAATCCAAGTGGGTTCTGCGAAAAGAGAATCTGAACTTAATCAAAAAGAAATTTACTCCAGACAAAGGTAGAGGTTTATCTGAACTTCCTAAAGTTGAGCTTAAAAATCTAGAGCAAACTTCGAATGGTCTCGCTTTAGAAGAAAAGAGAGTGAGATACGCTTACAAAGGTACAATTCGTCCGACTTGTTTGGTTTTGCATTATACTGCTACAACAGAATACAATAAAACCTTAGGAATCCTTGAAGCACGAGGTCTCAATGCTACAATTATGGTTGATACGGATGGGAAAGCGTATCAGATATTGGATAGTTTGTATGAACTTCCTTCAACAGCTTATGGAACAAATGAAAAGTGCATTCAAATAGAAATCGTTGGCCTCAATACCGAAGAATTAATGGCAAACGAAGCACAATCAGAGAAAGTTGTTGCCTTAGTTCAGGAGATTTCTAACAAGTTTTCTTTTCCAATAACAAATCATCGGATTGAAGAATTCAAAGGAGTGTATTCTCATACTCAAGCTAAAAAGAAATTCGGTGGATCAATTTTTCTCATGGCTCAAGATTTTGATCCTGGAGAATCTTATATGAAACTTGTGATCGAAAAAGCAGGTGGCACGTACTTCCCAGAAAAGGATTGGTATGATCGTCAAGGTAACAACTGGGTAATATTGGATCGTAAATTTCAACCGTAG
- a CDS encoding Bor/Iss family lipoprotein encodes MERIGSIRLISKMRFLFLRIIIFTFSILFLFHCQHARVRILPNLPESCIPFEQKEKDTKCINSLAKLEEEQKKAETQEILIPQKYYFWGLRPENYEINAEEQCPKGIIEVHQFSSFMDGFYEQITIGIYSPRTLQLLCYK; translated from the coding sequence ATGGAAAGAATAGGATCAATACGTCTCATCTCTAAGATGAGATTTCTATTTCTACGAATTATAATTTTTACGTTCTCAATTTTATTTTTATTTCATTGTCAGCATGCAAGGGTTCGAATCCTTCCAAATCTTCCTGAATCATGCATTCCTTTTGAACAGAAAGAAAAAGATACAAAATGTATCAACTCCTTGGCAAAGTTAGAAGAAGAACAAAAAAAAGCCGAGACTCAAGAAATCCTCATTCCCCAAAAGTACTATTTCTGGGGACTCCGTCCGGAAAATTACGAAATCAATGCTGAAGAACAATGCCCAAAAGGTATCATTGAAGTTCACCAATTCTCAAGCTTCATGGACGGATTTTATGAACAAATCACGATCGGAATTTATTCTCCCCGGACTCTACAATTACTTTGCTATAAATAA